In the Alligator mississippiensis isolate rAllMis1 chromosome 7, rAllMis1, whole genome shotgun sequence genome, one interval contains:
- the TRIM42 gene encoding tripartite motif-containing protein 42 codes for MARTLCLCCLFWPCCPGCHCCPPILTKEEECCLCWRFLFTEERNCNCFPCAYHEDRSCQCCHCTCSENPNCIWCCCSFSTDEDCKCCCCATDENTVCQCYESTCCRNVAHSPYHPRIPRRNHSRLSLPGPGTTSDTSVITLDKDVSGHSFRDQLTCPACKQLYLHPFMLPCKHCVCGDCIGKRRAKAEVSENFFILICPVCNKAHCLPYSNKIQLKKNLLRAKLAKRYMQKHGLIRWRFDRTQTSIYCQACKEKKRKASKRCLTCQMNFCKECLSLYHRDDSAQEHIFTKAYQEDQEQSNCLVHSSSPISEYCVDDHELICDYCKNSLHSDHETLPLIVACSREAGALFNAIAKFKKVRYGVDNDLLETFVLKNNFKSYKDTKRKEIRNGFLRLRSILHEREKEMMELLENLEFKKQRGITEYMEHASKKLAYMDSLLQYSKEALKEENQIAFLQSSNSLVNEIEDAITNIYQPNPCLREDPIQNLKLNFEELSTNLNGIFPTSVRIKQSDDKVNKYPYPCNSGIIVPKRVSSTHLSKPKIALQSPSLTSLYDPNVLKKEMYGRPKSTPPLHPKQSNKMFACWDTSEISRKETSPSIIHSPEMFEDGSLTAPGLVIIYQTLAYPKSAKIYWTCPTEDVDFFDVEFYEVIAVTTDNVIQTQLAGQLSGIKHQNLEIHNLDPSTEYLFKVRAVNSNGTGQWSEICKVMTPDDRGKVQGRWGLLRSIQSSLHKEL; via the exons ATGGCCAGGACTTTATGCTTATGTTGCTTATTTTGGCCATGTTGTCCAGGCTGCCATTGCTGTCCGCCGATCTTAACAAAAGAAGAAGAATGCTGCTTATGTTGGCGTTTTTTATTTACTGAAGAGCGGAATTGCAACTGTTTTCCCTGCGCTTACCATGAAGATCGATCTTGCCAGTGTTGCCATTGCACATGTTCAGAGAACCCAAATTGTATTTGGTGCTGCTGCTCTTTCTCAACTGATGAAGACTGTAAGTGTTGCTGCTGTGCCACCGATGAGAATACCGTTTGTCAGTGTTATGAAAGCACATGCTGCAGAAATGTTGCCCATTCACCATACCATCCAAGAATCCCAAGGAGAAATCA ttcaAGGCTGTCTTTACCAGGCCCTGGAACTACAAGTGATACATCTGTCATTACACTGGACAAGGATGTCTCAGGGCATAGTTTTCGTGATCAACTCACCTGTCCAGCGTGTAAACAACTGTACCTCCACCCATTTATGCTTCCCTGTAAACATTGTGTTTGTGGGGATTGCATAGGTAAAAGGAGGGCCAAGGCTGAAGTGTCTGAGAACTTTTTCATTCTCATATGCCCAGTGTGTAACAAAGCACATTGCCTTCCCTATTCTAATAAAATTCAGCTGAAGAAGAATTTACTGAGAGCCAAACTGGCTAAGAGATATATGCAGAAACATGGCCTTATCAGGTGGAGATTTGACAGAACTCAGACATCAATTTATTGTCAAGCTtgcaaagagaagaaaagaaaggcaTCCAAAAGATGTCTGACATGTCAAATGAATTTTTGTAAAGAATGTCTCAGTTTATATCATAGAGATGATTCTGCTCAAGAGCACATTTTTACCAAAGCCTATCAAGAAGATCAAGAACAGTCAAACTGTTTAGTACATTCCAGTTCACCTATCTCTGAATACTGTGTAGATGACCATGAGCTAATCTGTGACTACTGCAAGAACTCACTGCACAGTGACCATGAGACATTGCCCTTGATAGTGGCATGCTCAAGGGAGGCTGGTGCCCTCTTCAATGCTAttgcaaaatttaaaaaag tccGGTATGGGGTTGATAATGACTTATTGGAAACCTTTGTGttaaaaaacaactttaaatCCTACAAGGACACTAAAAGGAAAGAGATCAGGAATGGATTCTTAAGATTACGAAGCATactccatgagagagagaaagagatgatgGAATTGCTTGAGAACCTTGAATTTAAAAAACAGAGAGGAATTACAGAATATATGGAGCATGCTTCCAAAAAACTTGCTTACATGGACAGCCTTCTTCAGTATTCTAAGGAAGCTTTGAAGGAAGAGAATCAAATTGCATTTCTTCAATCTTCAAATTCTTTGGTAAATGAAATAGAAGATGCAATCACTAACATTTACCAGCCTAACCCATGCCTTAGAGAAGATCCCATTCAGAATCTTAAACTGAACTTTGAAGAGCTTTCAACCAACTTGAATGGAATTTTCCCAACCTCCGTTAGGATAAAGCAATCAGATGATAAAGTAAACAAATATCCCTACCCCTGTAATTCGGGCATAATTGTTCCAAAGCGTGTTTCCAGTACTCATTTATCGAAGCCAAAAATAGCACTTCAAAGTCCATCTTTAACATCGCTGTATGACCCAAATGTactgaaaaaagaaatgtatGGAAGACCAAAATCCACACCTCCTCTTCATCCTAAACAGAGTAATAAAATGTTTGCATGTTGGGATACATCTGAAATTTCACGTAAAGAAACATCTCCCAGTATTATTCATAGTCCAGAAATGTTTGAAGATGGATCGTTGACAGCTCCAGGTCTAGTCATTATCTACCAAACACTTGCCTACCCAAAATCTGCCAAA ATTTACTGGACATGCCCTACAGAAGATGTGGACTTCTTTGATGTAGAGTTCTATGAAGTCATTGCTGTTACTACTGATAATGTTATCCAGACACAACTAGCTGGACAGCTAAGTGGGATAAAGCATCAAAACCTTGAGATACATAATCTAGATCCAAGTACAGAATATCTCTTCAAAGTTCGTGCTGTAAATTCAAATGGTACAGGTCAATGGAGTGAAATCTGCAAG GTCATGACACCAGATGACCGTGGAAAAGTCCAAGGTAGATGGGGCTTACTGAGGAGTATTCAGTCTTCTCTGCATAAAGAACTCTAA